A segment of the Candidatus Synechococcus calcipolaris G9 genome:
GGTGAGCCATCGTTAGCATCCCTTAGTTTTTTGTTGTAGAAGTCTTCAAGCTCTCGCTGTCTGGCTTGCCTTTGGCGAGATATATCCTCTAGCTTGCCAACCTCATCAATCAAAACAGGGACGGCAAGGGCCGGCCCTAGCAATTTTCCCAAACCACCTAACCCGCTTGGTGGCTTGGGCAGTTTGGGTAATTTGGGGATTTTAGGGAGTGGGATTTTAGGGGATGTTGGGGCCGGAGTCTGAGGGGTCAGGGGGCCAGGATGGGGCTTAGGGCTGTAGGGTGGCCGGGGGGGCTGGCCTGGGCCATTGCCAAGGTCAACTAGGGGACGGTTAGCGGCCTCTTGGATCTGTCTCTGCCGTAATGCTTCCTTGTAGGCTTCCGCTTCCGGTACTAGATGGGGGGGAATCAATTAACCACACCTAGTTTGATGTGTAGCTAGTTGGTAATGCTGTAGCTGACAATTCGCCCACCCCATTACTCCAAATTTTTCCCTGACCACGCCAACCAGCAACCAAGGGGAGATATAGGACAATGGCAAGCCGCTCTGGGTTGGTTGATTGGTTCTCAAAGAAAACGGATTGTACGTTAGCACTGCGGGCCGCTTGACCTGGAGCTACCACGATAGTAGCTGATGGGTTAACCTCAGCTAGGGCTGAAGCTGCCCATGCTGCCAATTCTTCAAGGGTGTTCACATTGCTAGGAATATTTGCGGTGCTAAAAGCTGTCATTTTCGACAATCCTTAAAGGTTGGATACTGTCAGATTAGACCGCCGTTAAAGCCATGACAATTAACGTATTTTAGATAGAATACGATGGGATAGAAAAACCTAGAACCTTTACAGGAACTAGGTTTAGCGTGTGCAACTAAAAGGAGATTATCTTAGGCATTCGTATTATAAATCAATGAATTACTAATTACTAATGAAAATTCTACGATCTGGACAAGCTGAACCGTTAAACCCTGAAACTTTTTTAAGGCTTTATCAGGAATTGAAACCGCCCCATAATTTTATTTTAGGGGTGACTTGGTACTGTGCTGAACGGGTTGGGGCCGTTTGCCAACTACGGCGGGCCAATGTTTACGATCGCAAGGGGAAACCCCTAGATGCTGTGGTAATTCCCGGGGCCAGTAGAAAGGATCGGTGTACCAGGGAAGTATCAGTTACCCCTAAACTGCGAAAATTATTAATCCAGATTCCTAAATCTGATTCAGAGTGGCTCTTTCCAAGCCAGTTAAACCCTAAGAAACATATTCATCCTGATTGCTATAAGGCCGCGCTCTCTAGGGCCTGCAAACGATTGGGCCTAGTGGGCTACTCTAGCCATTCTGCTAGACGTGGGGCCATCACTCATTTAGCGCGTTCTGGAATATCTGTTAGGGTCATTCAGCAAATATCGGGACATAAATCCTTGGCCAGTGTCCAGCGGTATATTGACTTTGATTCGATAGAAGTTAGGGGAGGCCTAGAGCTTCTATAGGGTCTTGCCTATATATTTGCTCCTGGTCTTGCCATCCTGTTTCCAGAATCCATACCAGTATGGGCCATGGGGGCATCGTTTACAGCCTGATTTTCCGCAGTATACCCCTTTTAGTTGGTAGGTCATGGTGGGGCCTGCCATTGGGTTCTTATCTAACCCGTTTTCCGTGGTTGGGGATGAATCGGTTAGATAAGATGCCTTAGAGCTTTCTAAGGCATCCGCTTTACGTTTAGGTTTTGCGGCTTCCAGGGGTTGAGGAGTATTTAGGGAATCGGCGATCGGTGCCATGGAATTATTTAGGTCTTGCCGATCGCTGGACTGATTGCGATCGCCGCCGGCCTGGTTGCGATCGCTTTGTAAGGCATCTTCAATGGTTAATTGCCGTGGATCATCCCAATGATCAGGACTCATGGCCTAGCACCTGGGCTTGGCTGTCAATCGGTTGGGGGCCAAAGTCATCGGGAAGTTGATCAATGGTTATATCAAGGGCCTTGCATAGGTTTTTAACTTGCCTTGGGGATAATTGCGGCTTTAGTTGGTAGGTCATGGTGGGGCCTGCCATTGGGTTCTTATCTAACCCGTTTTCCGTGGTTGGGGATGAATCGGTTAGATAAGATGCCTTAGAGCTTTCTAAGGCATCCGCTTTACGTTTAGGTTTTGCGGCTTCCAGGGGTTGAGGAGTATTTAGGGAATCGGCGATCGGTGCCATGGAATTATTTAGGTCTTGCCGATCGCTGGACTGATTGCGATCGCCGCCGGCCTGGTTGCGATCGCTTTGAAGGTAAAAGTCAAAAGTTAATTGCCGTGGATCATCCCAATGATCATCCATTTATCTGATGGATCCGCTTGATATTCTCTAGAGCCTCTACCAATTCAGCTAGAGAGCAGTTTAGAAGATGGCAAAGCTTCTGCATTTCAGAAGGGGTAAGCGTAGGCTCTGTTTTTCCGCGTTCCCAATCTGAGATAGTTGCTTGCCTAACTCCCAGTAGCTCTGCAAGTTGTACCTGACTCAATCCAACGTTTTGCCGCAACATTTTTAGAGTTAGTAAATCTTCATTTCCCATTATACGCTTGACCGGATAAGAGAGTTAGGCTAGAGTGCTGATATACGCTTGAGCGTATAGAGCTTTGAAAACAGAACAAGCGATCGCCGGTTGGCAATCGCTCAGGGAGTTTTCATCTTTTTTTCACCCTAACGCGATCGCGGCTAAGAACCGGCGATCGCTAATTCCCCCATGCCTAACTTTATATTTCTGCCCAGAATTCAAACAACGTTCAACCTTGAACACTTAGTAAGGATTGAGTGGATAGATTCTGAGATTCAGATTGTACGTTTAGACTTTGTGGACGGCGATCCCCTGTTTATCGAAATGGCAGAGGCCCTAGAGCTTGAGAAATGGATCGAGGAATACTTTCCAGTGTTTTCGGTCAGGGCCGTAAATCCTCCACAAGATAACCCAGATGATTTTTAATCCGCCTGGAGTCACTGTCTTTTTTTTTCACCGTATCGCGATCGCGGCTAAGAACTGACGATCGCTCTAACTGCCATGAATGATTTTGTAGACATCCCAACTTTTTTTAAGGTGGGAAACCACTGGGTTAACTTACAAGCGATTGACTGTATTACTGAATTTCAGGCCGAAGGCAAAGCAATGATTTTTGTTTTGCAGATCGGGGAGTCACGGATCCAAGTTTCAGGTGCGGGGGCGATCAGACTGCGAGCCATCCTAGCGTTTCTGGATGACATCACAGATCGCGCGATCGTTCGTCTAGCCTGCCCTAATTTTCCTAATGAACAGGAATCAACTAGCTCAGATTGGGATGCCGCCGTTGACACAGCCAGCCAGTACGAAACCCTAAACAAGGCTGATTACTTCACTTTCTAGATCAATCCGCCTGATGAGTTCCCTTGAAGCCAGGGAACGAAATTGCCCCTATCCATTGGGGCGATCGCGGATCGGCTTCCATCACCGACCGCCAGGGTAATCACCTAAAGGCTGATGATTTTGGCATGATATTGGCCCCGTTGCCTTTTCATTATCTCGGTCACGGTCTTAGGCCACCCTGCCCTTGTGGCCTTCAAGTAGATTTGGGAATCTTTGGGACAATCACGGGCCGATGCTTGGGGAACTGATGGAACGTCCCTAGCTAGAGTTAATCCACCATGATCAAAATGATGGGTATCGACATAAGCCGATGCCGCGCTTCAGTTTGCCTTATCAACGAATTGCCAGATGAACCGCTTGATTGGTTCAGGCAGAATAGAGATAAAATCATTGACATTTACCCCAACCGTGAGGGCATAGAACAGTTACTCAATTTAGGGCCTACCCATGTAGCCTTAGAGCCTACGGGTATTCACTACAGCAAGATTTGGGTAAATTATTTATCCCAGATGGGTGCGGAAATCCTATGGGTAGGGCATAGCCAACTATGCAGTACCCGAAAGTCATTTAGGTTATCTGGCAAGAATGATCATGCCGATGCCCTTGCCTTAGCTTGCTATGGGTTGCAGAAGTTGGATAAGCCTAAATGGTTTCTCAATTTTGACCTATACAGCGAAGCGTATAAATTGCGGCAAGTTTGCCTAGAAATTAACCACCTGGAACGGCGATCAGTGCCGATCATGAATCGGATCAGACAACAGTTAAGCCATGAATGGCCCGAAATGGCACAATCCCGATCTAGGGGCCCGCTATGGTTCTGGATTGCTGGGGAACCGGCCAAGAGCAAACGTACAGAAACTATCTACACAAGGGACTTGGCCCATTCTATAGGGATGGGATTAAGTGACTTTACCCGCTTCCAGGCTATGCAATGGGTAGAAATTGAGAAACGGCTTAATCGCCTGGATGCTGAGTTAGTAGAACTGCTAAAAAATCCCGATTACATCCTGTATCGGCAAGCCATGGGGCCGTTTAATTTTAGTCTCAGGATTGAGAGCATTCTACTGGCTCACATCTATCCCTTTGAAAATTTCCTTAATGCCGATGGTTCAGAAATCATTGAATGGGTTAAAGGTAGCAAGGGACAGCGTTCTAAGCGTAATCGTAGCCAGAAGGCCTTTAAGCTGTTCATTGGAATTGGCAAGGTTGAAAAATCCAGCGGTGAATCAACGGAGTGGGTAAAGGGAGGCTCTAAGCTGTGTCGTTCTGCCCTATGGCAATATATCCATACCATGATTGAAATCCGATCACATCGCCCTAAGAATGCCATCGGTGAAGAATTGGGGGCCTTGTGTGATGAGTTGAAATCGTACCGACTGCATGGGCGTGAGATACAGGCTAGGCTTTATTGCAGAACCGCTAACCTACTTTACAAAGCCGTGCTATCAACCTTGAGAAAATAAATTCTATTCCCTTAGATTGAAACCACTAGGGTCTAGTGGTTTTTTTGTGTCTGAACTTGACGGGATCATTTAACGGTATAAGTAGATAATGATACTTGGTCGTTGATCCCAGCGAGGAACCTATGGGATTTGTTGATTTAGCGATCGCTGATTTGGCGGCGGATTATGCTGTACCCGTAGAGCAGGTCTGTCAACTGTGCGATCGCCTAGGAATTTCCTATCGCAGTCCCCAAACTCGCCTAGCCCTAGAGGATGCTAAAGCCATTATCTTAATTTTGGTGGAATCATCCCCATCCAGGACTCAGGATCATGACCCGGTAAACACAAGACCGCAATCTTAACATCCGCATTTTGGGAGAACTATGCTGAAACAATGCTTTTGGCTAGCGGTTACTCTGATCCTGTGTACATGGCAATTGTTCACGGGAACCGCTATGGCCGCCGAATTAACCGCCGATGTCCTCACTGTACCCCTTGATAGCCAAGGAGCAACAGTCACCCTAAGCAAAGATCAATACGACGAAGGCAAACGCTTATTTGTCTATGCCTGTGCCACCTGTCATGTGGGTGGGGTTACCAAAACCAATCCCAGCTTAGACTTGGCAACGGAAACCCTGGCCCTAGCCAATCCACCCCGGGATAATATTTCTGGTTTGGTGGACTATATGAAAGATCCCACTACCTATGATGGTGAAACCTCCATTGCTGAAGTCCATCCCAGTTTACGCAGTGCGGATATTTTCCCGAAAATGCGTAACTTAACGGAAAAAGATTTGGTGGCGATCGCCGGTCATATCCTGGTGGAACCCAAAATCCTGGGCGACAAATGGGGTGGTGGTAAAATTTACTACTAGGTTTAGGTTTCGTAATTTCAGGATACTTTCTCCATGACCCTGGCCCATTGGCGGCGGCCGGTTCACACCGGCCCATTTTTGTTTATCCCATTTTTGTTGGGCTTGGTACTGCTTGTGACAGTTTTGTGGGCAGTCATTCCCAGTTCACCCGCCCAAGCAGAAGGTATTGATGGTTATGTCCTGCGCTACCTCAATGCCGCCGAGCCAGTTTCCTTACCCTTAAATCCTTCGGGCGATCGGCGTGAGTTTAGCCCCGAAGACCTCACGAGGGGAAAACATTTGTTTGAGGAAAACTGTAAGAACTGCCATGTGGGGGGAGCCACCCTGCCCAATCCCTTGATTTCTCTTTCATTGAAAGACTTACAAGGGGCAACGCCTCCCCGGGATACCATTACCAGTCTCGTCGCCTACCAACGCTTACCCATGTCCTACGATGGCACGGAGGAAAGCTATTGGTGTCGGGAAGTCCCAGAGACATGGTTGACCACCGCCCAATTGGAAGACTTGGCCGCATTTATTCTACGAGCAGCCGAGAAAGCACCGGGTTGGGGAATCGAAACCTTCCAAGACAGTGCCCCCCAGTGAGGAAGTTTTGCTACACTTGCCGTTGGTAGTCCCGATTCCTAGACTTCCAGAAACTCACATCCCATTCAACCTTTACCCTGAACTATTGCCGAGGAGAACTCCCTTGAAACGACTATTGACATTTATCTGTTTAGCTGCCCTGACCCTCCTATTTATGGGCAATCAACCCGCCTTTGCCGCTGATATTGCCAGTGGTTCCAAGGTGTTTAGTGCCAACTGTGCCGCTTGCCACATGGGGGGCGGAAATGTGGTTATGGCCAATAAAACCCTCAAGAAAGAATCCCTGGAACAATTTGGCATGAACTCTGAAGATGCGATTATTTACCAAGTTCAACATGGTAAAAATGCCATGCCGGCCTTTGCTGGTCGTCTGACCGATGCCCAAATTGAAGATGTGGCAGCCTACGTTCTCGATCAAGCTGCCAAGGGCTGGGCGGGCTAACCCCATCTGGCCATGGGCCATAAAAATTGACCTAGAAAATTGATCTAGAAAAAGATTGACCCCTCACCGGAGGGGTTTTTTTGCCTGTATCGAAGGATAAACTCGTCCAATGATAAAATCATGGCATTCTAGTGAGGATATCCATGGCTGAGTCTTCCCTTGCCCTGTCACCTCCCTGGTTGGTTCTTGAACCCTTGGTGATCCAGTGGTTGCAGGAGGATATGGGCCGGGGCGATCGCACCACCGCGGCCTTAGATTTAGGCGATCGCCGGGGTCGGGCAACATTAACGGTTAAGCAAGCGGGTGTGGTCGCCGGTTTACCCATTGCCGCCAAAGTTTTTCAGCTATTGGATGCCACAGCCCAGATGGTGGTACATTTTCCCGATGGAACTGACTGTTCAGCGGGGGCGATCGCCGCCGAAATAGAGGCCTCCCTAGAGGCGATTTTGTTGGGGGAACGGGTGGCTCTAAATGTGATCATGGCCCTCAGTGGCATTGCCAGCCTGACCCGCACCTATGCCCAGGAAATTGCTGATTTGGCAACCCAGCTAGTGGATACCCGCAAAACCACCCCTGGATTTCGCCTCCTGGAAAAGTATGCCACGGCCCTAGGGGGTGCCAGAAATCATCGTTTTGGCCTAGATGATGCCGTAATGATTAAGGATAATCACATCCTTGCCGCCGGAAGCCTGACTAGGGCGGTACAGCGGGTTCGCCGTTCCATTCCCTTGACCCACACCGTTGAGGTGGAAACCGAGACCCTCGATCAGGTCAAAGAAGCCCTAGGGGCAGGGGTCAACATTATTATGCTGGATAATATGCCCATTGAGCGGATAAACGCCGCCGTTGAACTAATTCGCCGCCACTCCACCGCCATTAAAATTGAGGCCTCCGGCAATATTACCCTAGAAACCCTGCGAACGGTGGCCCTGACGGGGGTGGACTATATTTCTACCAGTGGTACAATTACCCGCGCTCCATGGCTAGATTGGAGTTTGACCGTTGTCCCCCTTGAAGAGCTAGAGCAAAGCCAATGACCGCACGTGATGCCCATAAAAAAGCCCATAAAAAAGCAAAGGCCCTCAAGCCCCAGAGTCGCCGTCCTGCCAAGGATCTGTGCAGTGAGTGTGGTCTGTGTGACACCTACTATATCCACTATGTGAAAGAGGCCTGTGCCTTTCTAAATCAACAGTTTGATGCCCTAGAAACCCAAACCCATGGGCGATCGCGGCAGGTTGAGAATTGGGATGACTGTTATTTTGGCGTACATAATCAGATGATGGCAGCCCGGAAAATCGACCCCATTGCCGGGGCCCAATGGACGGGAATTGTCAGTGCGATCGCCATTGAAATGCTCGAAAAAGGCTTAGTAGAAGGGGTTGTCTGTGTCCAAAACACCCCGGACGATCGCTTCCAACCCATGCCCGTAATTGCCCGCAGTCGGGAAGAAATTTTAGCCGCCCGCGTCAATAAACCCACCCTATCCCCCAATCTTTCGGTGCTAGAGCAGATTGAACAGTCCGGTCTTCGCCGTCTTTTAGTCATTGGGGTGGGCTGTCAAATTCAGGCATTGCGGGCCGTCGAAGCTAAATTGGGCCTGGAAAAACTCTATGTTCTGGGGACTCCCTGTGTGGACAATGTAACCCGGGCCGGTCTGCAAAAGTTTTTAGATACCACCAGCCGATCGCCGGACACCGTGGTTCACTATGAATTTATGCAGGATTTCCGGGTTCACTTTAAGCACGAAGATGGCTCCGAGGAAACCGTTCCCTTTTTTGGCCTGAAAACCAATCAACTCAAGGACGTGTTTGCCCCCTCCTGCATGAGTTGTTTTGATTATGTCAATGGCCTGGCAGACCTAGTGGTGGGATATATGGGGGCTCCCTTTGGTTGGCAGTGGATTGTGGTTCGCAATGGGCGGGGCCAGGAGATGCTGGATTTGGTTCAGGATCAATTGGAGACCCAGCCTGTCATGGCCCGGGGCGATCGCCACAATGCCGTTCAACAGAGTATCCCTGCCTACGACAAGGGAGTCACCCTACCCATGTGGGCCGCAAAACTCATGGGCATTGTCATTGAAAAGGTGGGGCCCAAGGGGCTAGAGTATGCCCGCTTTTCCATTGATTCCCACTT
Coding sequences within it:
- a CDS encoding IS110 family transposase; its protein translation is MIKMMGIDISRCRASVCLINELPDEPLDWFRQNRDKIIDIYPNREGIEQLLNLGPTHVALEPTGIHYSKIWVNYLSQMGAEILWVGHSQLCSTRKSFRLSGKNDHADALALACYGLQKLDKPKWFLNFDLYSEAYKLRQVCLEINHLERRSVPIMNRIRQQLSHEWPEMAQSRSRGPLWFWIAGEPAKSKRTETIYTRDLAHSIGMGLSDFTRFQAMQWVEIEKRLNRLDAELVELLKNPDYILYRQAMGPFNFSLRIESILLAHIYPFENFLNADGSEIIEWVKGSKGQRSKRNRSQKAFKLFIGIGKVEKSSGESTEWVKGGSKLCRSALWQYIHTMIEIRSHRPKNAIGEELGALCDELKSYRLHGREIQARLYCRTANLLYKAVLSTLRK
- the psbV2 gene encoding photosystem II cytochrome PsbV2 → MTLAHWRRPVHTGPFLFIPFLLGLVLLVTVLWAVIPSSPAQAEGIDGYVLRYLNAAEPVSLPLNPSGDRREFSPEDLTRGKHLFEENCKNCHVGGATLPNPLISLSLKDLQGATPPRDTITSLVAYQRLPMSYDGTEESYWCREVPETWLTTAQLEDLAAFILRAAEKAPGWGIETFQDSAPQ
- a CDS encoding translation initiation factor IF-2; amino-acid sequence: MGFVDLAIADLAADYAVPVEQVCQLCDRLGISYRSPQTRLALEDAKAIILILVESSPSRTQDHDPVNTRPQS
- the petJ gene encoding cytochrome c6 PetJ; amino-acid sequence: MKRLLTFICLAALTLLFMGNQPAFAADIASGSKVFSANCAACHMGGGNVVMANKTLKKESLEQFGMNSEDAIIYQVQHGKNAMPAFAGRLTDAQIEDVAAYVLDQAAKGWAG
- a CDS encoding tyrosine-type recombinase/integrase gives rise to the protein MKILRSGQAEPLNPETFLRLYQELKPPHNFILGVTWYCAERVGAVCQLRRANVYDRKGKPLDAVVIPGASRKDRCTREVSVTPKLRKLLIQIPKSDSEWLFPSQLNPKKHIHPDCYKAALSRACKRLGLVGYSSHSARRGAITHLARSGISVRVIQQISGHKSLASVQRYIDFDSIEVRGGLELL
- a CDS encoding helix-turn-helix transcriptional regulator, yielding MGNEDLLTLKMLRQNVGLSQVQLAELLGVRQATISDWERGKTEPTLTPSEMQKLCHLLNCSLAELVEALENIKRIHQING
- a CDS encoding Coenzyme F420 hydrogenase/dehydrogenase, beta subunit C-terminal domain; this translates as MTARDAHKKAHKKAKALKPQSRRPAKDLCSECGLCDTYYIHYVKEACAFLNQQFDALETQTHGRSRQVENWDDCYFGVHNQMMAARKIDPIAGAQWTGIVSAIAIEMLEKGLVEGVVCVQNTPDDRFQPMPVIARSREEILAARVNKPTLSPNLSVLEQIEQSGLRRLLVIGVGCQIQALRAVEAKLGLEKLYVLGTPCVDNVTRAGLQKFLDTTSRSPDTVVHYEFMQDFRVHFKHEDGSEETVPFFGLKTNQLKDVFAPSCMSCFDYVNGLADLVVGYMGAPFGWQWIVVRNGRGQEMLDLVQDQLETQPVMARGDRHNAVQQSIPAYDKGVTLPMWAAKLMGIVIEKVGPKGLEYARFSIDSHFTRNYLYVKRNYPQKLGDHVPEFAQKIVDQYQLPD
- the psbV gene encoding photosystem II cytochrome c-550, which translates into the protein MLKQCFWLAVTLILCTWQLFTGTAMAAELTADVLTVPLDSQGATVTLSKDQYDEGKRLFVYACATCHVGGVTKTNPSLDLATETLALANPPRDNISGLVDYMKDPTTYDGETSIAEVHPSLRSADIFPKMRNLTEKDLVAIAGHILVEPKILGDKWGGGKIYY
- the nadC gene encoding carboxylating nicotinate-nucleotide diphosphorylase produces the protein MAESSLALSPPWLVLEPLVIQWLQEDMGRGDRTTAALDLGDRRGRATLTVKQAGVVAGLPIAAKVFQLLDATAQMVVHFPDGTDCSAGAIAAEIEASLEAILLGERVALNVIMALSGIASLTRTYAQEIADLATQLVDTRKTTPGFRLLEKYATALGGARNHRFGLDDAVMIKDNHILAAGSLTRAVQRVRRSIPLTHTVEVETETLDQVKEALGAGVNIIMLDNMPIERINAAVELIRRHSTAIKIEASGNITLETLRTVALTGVDYISTSGTITRAPWLDWSLTVVPLEELEQSQ